From Bradyrhizobium erythrophlei:
GTCGATCAGCAGCGGGGAATGTTCGAGGACCGGCAACGCCACCGACGGCTGGTCGAGCGACAGCGCCTGCACGATGGCCGCGGGGGCTTCCGTGCTGCGGGCGAACACCTCCGCCATAGCCTGGCGCACCAGCGGCGAAGCGTCGTCCAGCAGCATCAAGAGCGCGCCCTCGGCGGCGGCGCGATCCTCCTCGGTGAGATCGGAAATCAACCAGGCCCGCGCCAACGACCGCGTTGCCTCTGCCCGCTCGCCTGCCGGAGCGGTACGTATCCAACTGATGAACTGCCGAACGATCATGTTCCTGCCGGCTTACGCAACCTGAAACGACACCGTGACGCGGTGCCACTAGAATAGAAAATAAACCACGACGCTTAACAAAGCGTTCACCATAAATGGCTGGTTCTATTGACGTTTTGTTAAGGCTGCGAGACCGGACCAGCCTGCGCGAGCCGCAAGGTCAGCTGAAGGTGCCGTTGCGGTCGCTGAAGAGATCGAGCGGTCCGGGGGCGCGGACCTCGGGCGTTTGGCTCAATGCCGGGCTTGCATCCGCAGCCGGCGCAGCATTTGCAATCGACGTCAGCGATGAATTCTTGCCCCATAATTCGCGAACCGTCGGTGAGATCGGCTGCGTGCGTTCGCCGCTAGCCTGAAACAGCGATCGGAAAATCGGATCGCTCGACGGCGCGGTGGAGGCGGAGGCCACCGTGACCGGCGTCACCGCGCGGACATCCGGAAAGCTCGAGAGATAGGCGGCGTTGTCGATCGCGGGCGCGGCTGGCGCGGCGCTGGCGAGTGCGAAATTGGGCGCAATGTCGCCGCCGACCGAGGCCATCGCGGTGCGCGTGGCCGGGGAATTGGCGGCGCCGGCGTAGCGCGCCGACAGCACCGAATAGACTTCGGACACCGTGCGCGCCTGCCCGGAGTGATCGTAGAAGATCGAGCGGTTGGCCGTGGCGGCGTTGGGAAACAGCTGCGCCGCCGAGGCTTGCGGATTGTCCTCGGCGTTCGAGATCAGCTTGGCCGCGCCGCCGACCCCCATGAAGTGCGCCATATAGAGTTCGCCGTCGGTCGGGCGCCGGCCGAGCTTGCCGGT
This genomic window contains:
- a CDS encoding transglycosylase SLT domain-containing protein, with amino-acid sequence MSVDTSNATATAGVDPSRARIAGAIKQAASTTGTSFEYLLATAKMESNFNPTAGASTSSARGLFQFIDQTWLGTVKEAGTQLGYGQYADAISKTGSGGYSVSDPAARNAILKLRDDPAAASSMAGVLTQSNSFKLTGKLGRRPTDGELYMAHFMGVGGAAKLISNAEDNPQASAAQLFPNAATANRSIFYDHSGQARTVSEVYSVLSARYAGAANSPATRTAMASVGGDIAPNFALASAAPAAPAIDNAAYLSSFPDVRAVTPVTVASASTAPSSDPIFRSLFQASGERTQPISPTVRELWGKNSSLTSIANAAPAADASPALSQTPEVRAPGPLDLFSDRNGTFS